AGAAAATCCGCTACCGCTTCATGAACGACCAGACGAAGGCGCTCGAAGCCTTCAAGAAGCAGGACTTCAACGCCTATGCCATCTACACCAGCAGCATCTGGATGAAGCAGACCGACTTCGATGCCGTCAAGAAGGGCTGGGCCGTAAAGCAGAGAATCTTCAACAAGGAACCCATCGGTTTCCAGGGCATGGCCATCAACCTGCGCAAGCCGCAGTTCCAAGACGTTCGCGTGCGCCGCGCCTTGAGCATGCTCCTGAACCGCGAGGCCATGAACGAGAAGTACATGTTCGGCCAGTACTTCTTGCTGAACAGCTACTACCCCGACTTGTGGGAAGGCAACCAGAACCCGACCGCACCGCTCTACAAGTTCAATCCGGACAGCGCCCGTGCCCTCTTTGCCGAAGCGGGCTACAAGGTGAACGCTCAGGGCGTGCTCGAGAAAGACGGCAAGGCTTTCGCCATCAACTTCATCACGAGCCAGGAAGACCTGCGCCACCTCACGCTGTTCCAGGAAGACCTGAAGAAGGTCGGCGTGGTGGCGACTATCGAACAGATGAGCCAGAGCACCTTGCGCAAGCGTCTCGATGATGCTGACTTCGACCTCTACTGGGTGAACTGGGGTGCAGGCCGCCTCCGTGACCCCGAAGCGAGCTGGCATTCCGCCACCGCACTCCAGAAGGGTACGAATAACCTTGCCGGCGTTCAGGATAAAGTTGTCGATAGTCTCATCGACTTGCAGAAAACGGAATTTGACCTTGCCAAGCGCAACGAAATCCTGAAGGCTTTGGATAACCGCCTTGCCGAAATCGTGCCGTACGTGCTTATGTGGCAGTGCGACCACCACCGCATTTTGTACTGGAACCGTTACGGCATGCCCGAAAAGGTGCTGGACCATTTCAACCGCGAAGACGCCATTCCCGTATACTGGTGGCTCGACCCGGAAAAGTCCAAGAAACTTGATGCCGCGATGAAATCCGGCGAAAGCCTGCCGATCCCCGAATACGATGTGAAGTAGGCGCGAGGTCGGTCGCTACGCTCCCTTCGAGGCACGAGGTCGGCACTTCGTGCCTTTGAGGTGTGCGGTAAATAGAGGTTAGGGGTTAGGATCTAGGATCTAGGGAAAAATATCACGGCTTCGCCGTCTTATGTTGACGCACGAAGTGCGTGATTCTTTTCACTAGCCTCCCACCTAAAGGTGGCCATGCCCACATAAGTGCTAAAGCACTAAGTGGTCAAAGGTATTCTCTAGTCTCTCGAAGCCTCACAGCTCACCGCTCATACCTCACCGCTCGCGCCTCATCCCCCTAGATTCTAGCCTCTAGATCCTAGCCTCTTACCCCAAAAAAGTGTTGTACAAAATTAAACATGTGACGCCTGTCATTTTGTAATATTTTGGGCAGTTTTTGCACTTGCGCCCTATCACAGTGTAAAGAAAAAGAAACTCTCGATTGGAATATTTCCCCTTTTTGATAGTATCTTATATAGAGAAAATAATTGAGGCAGGGTATAAGGCATGAAAATAAAATCCATTTTTTTATTCATTTGGGGATTCCTTACGGCGGGATCCGTCTTTGCTCAGGGATTGGAAAACAATGCGGGCTTTGTAAATCTCTATGATGACAATAATGGTACAGCTTATATTTCGCAGGGAACAGACTCCTGTGGTAATAGTGCGATTCCTGCAACGGCTTACGTTTTTCCTCAGTTCGGTGGTGCGCTGTTCGGTGGCACGCAGTTTGGCGGCAGTAATATGGAAGGGGCAAGGTGTACTGGAGCGAGATTGAATACGCTCTCCCGTACAGCATTTGTTCTTGATTCTTTGATGAATGCGGATTGGCGCCCTGCGGGGGGTAACAGTTTTTGGGATCCGCTGAAGAGCGGAACGATTGTGTTCTTGAGTGATTTTGATTTTGGACAAATTGAAGTCGTTGGCGGAGATACGGTTTGCGCTGTCAACCACACTCCCCTTAAGTTCAAGCCGAATTACGGGGAAATTAGCGGAAACGGGTTTGACGTCAAGAATGTGTGCTATACAGAAATCATTGATTATTCGGTTGATCGCGTTCTCGATACAATTGGTTTTTTCAAGGAACTTGATTCGGTCAATGTCCATAATCTGGTTCTCAAAAATTTTCGTTTTACCATAAAGGGCCCCGATGCGGCTTCTTCCGTGACACCCAAGGCCTCCTATTTCGGGCCTGTTGGTGGTTTGGCGGGCGTAATGACGCGGTCTTTGTTATACGATGACACTTTGGACAATGTCCGAATCTCTGCCCCCATGGCTGGGGGCCTTGCCGGCTATTTGGAAAACAGCACCTTTTTACGGATTTTCAGTAACGACGACCTCATCATCTATAACGAGGTGGACCTGGGCGATGCGGATGACTATGCGGGAGGCAATCTTACGGGTTGGGGGAGCGGTTATCGTGCCTACCTAGGAGGCCTTGTTGCGTATGCCGTGAATCTTAACTTGCAAGATATCAATGTGATCTCCAGGGTCCAGAATCTGTCTGCCGACACGTCTACTGTTGTTGGGGGCCTAGTTGGCATGTATGTGCTTTCTCGGCGGAAAAATAACATCCCCGAAATCGACTCCATGAAAATTGAAAATGTGACAATGCTGAAAAAGCCTTTGAAAGATCGGGTTTATACCAAGATTTTCAGTGGAAAGACGATGGGCGGCCTCATAGGGGAGGTGGCGCCCTACATGAATCAGGCCGACGAAATTATGGATTTGTCAGTGAATAATGTCGCCTTTTATGGTTCTATTAACAGGTCGCAGGGCTCGGTAGTGCATTTGGGCGGCTTGATTGGCCGCAGTGCGCTTGATGGGGGTGCCAAATTCAAAATCAGCAACGTAGATGTGACTCCTAACATTAAGGACTCTCTGACGAAGGCGGATTTTTACGAGTACTATTCTGGCGGCTTGATTGGTGAACAAACTTGCGTATCGACCAAGAACGAAGTAACGAGCGAATCGTTTGTTTCTATTTCCAATTCCCAAACTAGCGGACCGCTCGTGCTGGTTAAAAAGCCGGATGTCGAGAACATAAGTGCCAACGTATTCATGGGTGGCTTTGCCGGTAGCGCTTGCCTTGCCCGTCATGCGGATGCCTTGGTGGATAATATCTCGTCGATGGAAATAAAAGTCGCTATAAGCGGCCTTCAAGGGCATACCGCCGGAGGCAGCGAAGTCGCTGCAATTGATTCTTTGATGGTGGGTGGCTTTGTCGGTAAGGCCGTGACTCGGCCCAATACGATTGGATCGTACACGGACGGAGATTCCGTCTTGACGGTGCGCAACGCCCTGTTCAATGGCCGTGTTTCGGTGACCGATAGCCTGAACATCGTCCGTATGGGTGGTATTTTCGGTTCGTTTGCCGATAATGCGGGCGTCCTCTATGTGGCCTTTGAAAATGTCCAGCTGGACAATCCGTCCTTGCTTGCCCTCAATGCCGGGGCGGATCCTGCATTCCCGGTAGAGGGTTCTGCTGTTGTGGGCGGGCTTTGCGGTTACTGCGTCATGCCGAACAAAGTGGACCATGTCGCGATTATCGGCGACTTCAACGTGGATGGGGATTTCTCCCAGGCCGACTCCCTGTATGTAGGTGGCGTATTCGGACGCTTGCTGAGCAGCAAGGGCTTTGCTATGGAGAATGTGTACCATATCGGCACAATCCATCCGATTCCTGGCAGGAACCTTACGAACGATGTTCACGAGGGTTACTTGGTCGGCCTGCTTACGCTGAACGGAACGAAGGTGTTCAGGAAAATTGTTTCCACGTACCATAATGGTGAGGATGCTCTTGATGCCTTTGGCAAGTTCGAGGGGGGCAATGCCAAATATTTGTCGTCGGCGCAGGGCGATGATTGGAGCCTAATCGAGAACGAGTGCAGTGGCAAGACCAAGTTGAACGGCAATGCCACGTGTTGGGATGTGCGTTACAATGTCCGTAATGGTGAGTCCGAGGCGGTTAACGAGAATTTCAACGGCACAAAGATTGTTGCTTCTATGAAGATGGATGAATTTGCTGACTTCCTGAACGAACCGTTTGCCGAGAATGGTGTTGAATATTGGGCCCGCAAGGATGGCTTGAACGATGACTTCCCGTACCTGCTTGCGAAGCCGATTGTCACCATTCTTCCGTCATCGTCTTCTATAGCCGTATCCAGTTCTTCTTCGGTCCCGGAAAGCTCCTGTTCGTTCTGGTTCCCGACATTCAGCTCGAGCTCGTTCCAGTTCCCGACATTCAGCTCGAGCTCGTTCCAGTTCCCGACATTCAGTTCCAGTTCTATCACATGGCCGTGGCTGCTCAGTTCTAGTTCGATTGAATTGCCTCCGCTTGTTAGTTCCAGTTCCTTGTTCTTCCCGCCCAGTTCTTCGGAGTTCGTGCCGGTTGTCTCCAGTTCTTCTGAGCTGCCGCTACCCGTGTCGTCATCTTCGTTCGAACTGCCCGTTTCTAGCAGTGCTTTGGTAATTATTCGTGTCCCGGCTCTCAAAATCGAGTCGCACAAGATAGAGTGGGCTGGCTCCATGGCGCGTCTCAAGTTTAACGCCAGTGTGGATTCCCTGGCCGGTAAGGTTGCGCTGTCGGTCCGCGTGTTGTCCGGTGCTTCTACCTTGGTCGATACGCTGTTGCTCGATTCCGTACCCGGTTCCGTGCGCGGTGCATCTGTGACCTTTGGTGTGAACCTCGGCGACTCGGTTGTCTATGAAATTGCCTTGCGTGGCGATTTGGATTCCGCCTTTGTTTATGGGGGCTCCTGGAATGAAACTCGTGTCCAGAGGAGCCACTGGCAGATGGTTTCGCTCGCCGATGTCGATCTTCGCAAGTTGCACTTGGACGAATACCATGTGCTCTATAGCTGGGACGAGGCTTTGGAGATGGGCGACTACTTGCAGTACCGTGCCTATTCCCGCTCCGATGAGGTCTCCGGGGTGACTGGGTACTGGTATGGTTCCTATGATGGAGTTCCCCTGAAACGCAAGGTTGCCAAGTATGTCGATAATGCTGAAATTGTCTGGAATGTCGACAGTATCAATAGTGGCTGGAACATGGTGGCCAACCCCTATAGTTGGAACGTTGACCTGTCTGCGATAGAGAATTCCGGTATTGAGATGTGGAGCTGGAACGTTGAGTCTGGCGAATACGAAATCCCGACGGAACTGCAGCCTTATGAGGCCATCTGGGTACAGGTGCATGGGTCGCAGACTATCCAGTTCCCCGCGACTCCGAAATTCGAGAAGGGGACAACGAAGTCCCTGGCGAAAGTTTCTGCGCTCAAGAAGTCGTCTGACGGTTGGACTATCCGTGCAATCTTGACCGATGACTATGGCAAGAAGGATTCCTGGAACCTGTTTGGTACGAGCAGCGAGGTATCCAAGAGTGACGAGCCGCCTTCTGGCATGGGAGATCATGTGTCGCTCTCGATTGTCGAGGAGGGCCGCGCACTTGCGAGGTCGTTCAGGCCTGCGGCAGAAGAAATGGAATGGACTCTCCAGTTGAGTGCGTCGAGTGAGAGAACTGCGTATCTTAAATTGGAGGGTCTTGCCGAAGCGAAGTCGACGGGCAACAAAGTGTTCGTGACGGTGGACGGCAAGACGGTCGAGGCGAAGGAAGGCAAGACGATTGCCGTAAAGGTCGGTATCCTCAAGAAGACGGCTGTCGTCCGTGTGGCCCCGCAAGCCAAGCCCGAGGTGGAATACGCTTTCAAGGATGTCCGTTTCTATCGTAGCGGTAGCGCCGTCAATGTCCAGTTCGTGGCAACAAATGGACTTGCAGGCCGGAACGCGAAGGTGGAACTCTTGGATATTTCCGGGAAGGTGATTGCATCGCTGTCGGCAGTCTCTGTGGATGGCAAGAACAGCGTGAAATTCCCGGCTCCAGAAGGGGGGCTCTATATCCTCAGAATCCGTTCCGGGAGCCAAAATTACGCCCAAAAAGTCGTCTTGCGCTAATTTTCCCCTCTCAAACGGCTGTTTTGTAAGATTGCTGTAGCAAAATTGTCCGATATTATATATTTTCTTTGCTATGAGGATATCTGCAGGATTGACATTGCGTATGGTCGCCATTTTTCTGATGGCGTCCTTTTCTGTTGCTTTTGCAGGCCCCGAAGTCCTCGCGCCGAAACCGCACTTTAATATTGAATACTACATATCGGATGGAGAGGTCGTTAGGACCTTCAATAAGAGTGGGTTGTCCATTTATTCCTTTATGCCCGTCGTGCGAGCGATAGATGCCGAAGATATGGATGTCATCCCGTACTTCAGCGTAGTGGACAGTAGCGGGTTAAATGCAATGGATCTGGATAGCATCGTTGTAAAGACCCCGACTCAGGTCTTGTTCTATGCGTATGATGATTGCAGAAGGAAGTTCTTTTTCCAAGATTTCGTGAAAGGCTTGCATGAGGATGCCGACATCCAGATGTATTACAGTGCGACGGTAGGCAAACCTATCTTGACAAATTTGAGAATCTCCAATGATGGCGCTTTACCCATAGAAGTCATGCTGTCGGCAATCAAAGTGGAATTGTTGCCGGGCGCTTCCGATTACGTGCCTTTCGTGACCGATGTCCGAGTGTATCCTAAATCCGAGGGTGACCAGTATCCCGATAGCCTGTATATGTTCTTCTCGATAGAGTATAACGGAAATAATTCCGATTTAAACCCTTCTTCTGCATCGTTGGCCGCATTGGAGGCGCTTCACTTTAAAAAGGTTATCCGCTCCGACACGGTTGATTTGAACGGGGTGCTCAAAAAAGCGTTGAAAATCCTTGATGATGATGACTCGATTGAACTGAGCTCAATCCTGTTCAAAATAGAATTCTTCGCTACATCGCGTAAACGCTTGCATTCGTTTGTTTTCACGAAGGATGTTGATAGTACTTTTTATGACGAATCGTGGGTGGATTCGATTGATGCCACTGCAGGAGATAGAGAATTCCCGAGAGTCTATCGCGTGGGGGCTTGTTTTGATGGTTGGTCTGTCGATAATCTTGACGCTGGCGTTCGGTTGTTTAGAAGTTCCGATTTCAACACGATGCTGCTCCATCGCGAAGACGAAGTCCTGTTCATGAAACCGAACTGGAGGTATAGCCCGGAATGCGCCGGAGTCGATGTGACACTTGATGCCGACCACGGAGGTGCGGAACTGTTCCAAGTGGTTTCTGGCGATACGATAGTCCACAGTTTCCGCGATGTGCTTAAGGTCCCTCGCAGTTCAAGTATGTTCACGTTCTTTGTGCGCACGGTTCCCGATTCCGCCTTTGTGCTTGATGGAATGATGTCGTACAAGACAATGTATAATACGCCTAAATTGACAAAGAACGGGAAGCGTACGGAAATTTCGGGCACACTATCGGATGGCGGTAAAATTTTTGTTGTGGGCCCGACTCAGTTAAAAGCTCGGTTTGTTCCTGGCCCTGATCCCGAACCGCTTATGGTCATTGTCGAATCCGGACTCGAAGTTTCGGGCAACGCGGCGCGGCTCCGCTATAGCACTGGGGAGATGAACATTTTCCGCAAGGTTGGTTTCCGCGTGACGGTCAAGGGGCCGGAAGGCTACATTGTGGATTCTCTGCTTGTGGATTTTGCGGAGGCGGTCGTGCTCGAAGGGGAATGGCGGCTTGTGCCGGCGCCTGTGGGCGAATACGTCGTCGAGGCGAAGGTGTTCCATGATTTGGATTCCGCCCGCTATGTCGATACCCTGCGTGTTGCGGGCGAGATGGCTATCGATACGGGCGCCTGGGCGATGGTTTCGCTCTCGGGCGTCGACATGGAAAAACTCAAATGGGATGACGACCAGTTGTTCTACCATTGGGATGAGTCTTACGGTGGAGCCGAGTTCCTGCAGTATCGCCGGCTGAAACGTGGGAGCAAGCCTTCGGCAGTTGACGGCTACTGGTATAACAGTCTGGAAGGCCGCGCGCTTTCGCTTGCCGGGGAAACTGCGGGCGAGGCTGCGTTTGCGTGGGAACTCGACAGCCTGAACAGTGGCTGGAACTTGGTGGCGAACCCGCACGGCTATTATGTGGACCTGCATGCCGATGTTGCCGGTGATTCCGTGCAGTTCTGGCGTTGGAACCCGAAAACCCGCGAATACGAAATCCCGACGGTCCTTGGCCCGTACGAAGCTGTATGGGCGAAGGTGGACAGGGCCATAACCTGGGCTCTGGATGGCGAACCCGTTTTCGACAGTTTGCTGTGGAATGGCCCTGCGATGACTCGCATGGCTCTTGCGAAAAAAGACGAGAACGATGGCTGGGAACTCCGGATTGTGCTCAAGGATAGGCAAGGGCACATGGATTCGTGGAATATTTTGGGGGCATCGGCCCGTGAATTTAGCCAAGAAGAACCGCCCTCCGCCATGGGCGACTATGTGAATCTGTCTGTGCTCGGGGAACGTGGCTTGCATTTGGCAAGGTCGGTGAAGCCTTTTGCGAAGGATGGCGCCTACGAATGGACGCTGGAACTGCAAGCCGGGAGCGAGCGTGATGCCTTTATCTCGGTCGAAGGGGTTGCGGCCCTGCGCTCAAGCGGCTTGCGCGTGTTCCTCACCGTTGACGGTAATACAGAAGAACTTTCGGACGGCGACAGTGTTGGGGTAAAGCTCCTTGCTCGCGCTAGAGAGGCGACGATTCGTGTGGCCTCCACTCCGAAGGTCCCGGTAACCTACTCTTTAAACAGTCTCAAGTTCCGTCAGTCCCCCGGCCAGTTGCATGTCGGTTTTGTCGCAAGTGCTGGCCTTGCCGGGAAACCTGCGAAAGTGGAACTCCTGGATTTGCAGGGGAGGGTGGTTTCCTCGGCCCTCTTCAATGCTCGGGATGGCTTCAATGACGCCAATCTCCGTGTTGCCCGTTCGGGAATCTTTATTGCCCGAGTGAAAGTCGGGGGGCAAAGTCTGGTTTCTAGGGTGGCAATCCGGTAATTTTTTGTTTTTTTCGCAAAAAAACGCAAGTGTTGCGTAATTTCCCCAGTCTAACATCATATTGTTAATGTGCGTAAATAATAGTATAGCCGAAACCCTCTATTATTACTAAATTTGCGCCCGTTATGACAAAGGCTAAATTCATCAAATTCATCATTGCGTCGTTGCTTGCCATCGCCGCCCTCTTCTTGCCCTACGAATCCCTCGGATTCGATGCCGCAAGCCCCATGGGAATCCTGAATCCGCTCGAAATTCGCGTCATTGGCGTTTTCGTCATGGCTGCCCTTTTCTGGATTCTGCAACCGTTCCCGATTTGGTCCACCTCGATGCTTGTCATCGTGCTCATGATTGTCACGATGTCGGATTCGGCTCTCGCCCCGTTCCGTGTGGACGGCGTGACGATGATTAGCCACAAGTCCGTCATGGCGACTTTTGCGAACCCGATTATCATGCTCTTCTTGGGCGGGTTCTTCCTCGCCGCTGCCGCGACCAAGTACAAGATGGACTTGAACCTGGCCCGCGTGCTCCTGAAGCCCTTCGGCAAGAACCCGAAGTTCGTGCTCCTCGGCCTCATGCTTATCACTGCCGTGTTCTCGATGTTCATGAGCAACACTGCCACCGCTGCCATGATGCTCGCCATCCTCGCTCCGGTGCTCAAGCTCTTCGACGAAGATGACCGTGGTAAGGCTGCCTTTGCTCTTGCCATTCCGCTCGGTGCCAACATCGGTGGTATGGGCACCCCGATCGGTACGCCTCCTAACGCTATCGCCCTTGGTGCCCTGAACGACGCTGTTGCCCGTGGCGACCTCGTTGCGAACCCCGTCTCCTTTGGCCAGTGGATGGCCTTCGGTATCCCGTACGTGATTATTTTGATGGTCATCGCTTGGCTCCTCCTCCTCAAGATTTATCCGATCAAGATGAAGGAAATGGTCCTCAACATTGAAGGTGCCGGCAAGTTCGACACGAGCCCCAAGGCCATCATCGTCTATATTACTTTCGTTGTGTGCGTGCTCCTGTGGGTGACCGGTAAGGGTGTCCATGGTATTAACGATAACGCAATCGCCATGATCCCGATGGCTGTCTTCGCCCTCACCGGCGTGATTACCAAGAAGGACTTGAACGCGATGAGCTGGGACGTGCTCTGGCTCGTGGCCGGTGGCTTCGCTCTCGGTGTTGGCCTCAATGCGACTGGCCTTGCTGCCCACCTTATCAAGACGATCCCGTTTGCTAGCTGGTCTCCGATTGCTTTGATGATCGGTTGCGGCATCATCTGCCTCTTCATGGCAAACTTCATGAGCCACACCTCTACGGCAACGCTTTTGGTCCCGATTCTCTGCGCTGTGGGTATTGCCTGCCAGGACAACCTCGTTGGCCTCGGTGGCGTGACTGCCCTCCTCGTGTCTGTCGCATTCGCCAGCTCTCTCGGTATGAGCCTCCCGATTTCTACGCCACCTAACGCCCTTGCCCACGCTACCGGTTACACCGACACGAACGGCATGGCAAAGACAGGTGTCGTGATGGGTCTTTCTGGCCTTGTCCTCTCCTGGGTGATGATGATCTTCCTCGCCAAGGTGAACTTCTTCGGTACGCCGGTTCCTAAGGCCGCCGAAGCCGCTCCGGTCGCTCCTGCTGCCGTAGAAAAGGTTGTCGATTCCGCCAAGGTCGAAGCTCCTGCCGCCGAAGTAGTTGTTGATTCTGCAAAGGTCGCTGAGCCTGCCGAAGCGGCCGCCGCTCCTGCGGAATCCACTCCGGCCGAACTCCAGACCAAGTAATAAGCTTGATTCCAAAAATAAAAGGGACGCTCAAACGAGCGTCCCTCTTTTTGTCAACAAGGAGGAAACCCAAAAGGCCCCAATGACCTAATGTGTTTGTCTCTCATATTTTCTCTTTCTTGGTGTAATAATATTATAACAAATAATGCGCAAGAAATCCAGCACTATTGTCGAATTCCGTATTCCAATTTGGAACACAATTGTTTTTGGGGAAATAAAAAAACGGCCTGCTTGCGCAAGCCGTTTTTGCAGTGGTCGATACAGAACTCGAATCTGTGACCTCTACCATGTCAAGGTAGC
This genomic window from uncultured Fibrobacter sp. contains:
- a CDS encoding ABC transporter substrate-binding protein, producing KIRYRFMNDQTKALEAFKKQDFNAYAIYTSSIWMKQTDFDAVKKGWAVKQRIFNKEPIGFQGMAINLRKPQFQDVRVRRALSMLLNREAMNEKYMFGQYFLLNSYYPDLWEGNQNPTAPLYKFNPDSARALFAEAGYKVNAQGVLEKDGKAFAINFITSQEDLRHLTLFQEDLKKVGVVATIEQMSQSTLRKRLDDADFDLYWVNWGAGRLRDPEASWHSATALQKGTNNLAGVQDKVVDSLIDLQKTEFDLAKRNEILKALDNRLAEIVPYVLMWQCDHHRILYWNRYGMPEKVLDHFNREDAIPVYWWLDPEKSKKLDAAMKSGESLPIPEYDVK
- a CDS encoding T9SS type A sorting domain-containing protein — translated: MRISAGLTLRMVAIFLMASFSVAFAGPEVLAPKPHFNIEYYISDGEVVRTFNKSGLSIYSFMPVVRAIDAEDMDVIPYFSVVDSSGLNAMDLDSIVVKTPTQVLFYAYDDCRRKFFFQDFVKGLHEDADIQMYYSATVGKPILTNLRISNDGALPIEVMLSAIKVELLPGASDYVPFVTDVRVYPKSEGDQYPDSLYMFFSIEYNGNNSDLNPSSASLAALEALHFKKVIRSDTVDLNGVLKKALKILDDDDSIELSSILFKIEFFATSRKRLHSFVFTKDVDSTFYDESWVDSIDATAGDREFPRVYRVGACFDGWSVDNLDAGVRLFRSSDFNTMLLHREDEVLFMKPNWRYSPECAGVDVTLDADHGGAELFQVVSGDTIVHSFRDVLKVPRSSSMFTFFVRTVPDSAFVLDGMMSYKTMYNTPKLTKNGKRTEISGTLSDGGKIFVVGPTQLKARFVPGPDPEPLMVIVESGLEVSGNAARLRYSTGEMNIFRKVGFRVTVKGPEGYIVDSLLVDFAEAVVLEGEWRLVPAPVGEYVVEAKVFHDLDSARYVDTLRVAGEMAIDTGAWAMVSLSGVDMEKLKWDDDQLFYHWDESYGGAEFLQYRRLKRGSKPSAVDGYWYNSLEGRALSLAGETAGEAAFAWELDSLNSGWNLVANPHGYYVDLHADVAGDSVQFWRWNPKTREYEIPTVLGPYEAVWAKVDRAITWALDGEPVFDSLLWNGPAMTRMALAKKDENDGWELRIVLKDRQGHMDSWNILGASAREFSQEEPPSAMGDYVNLSVLGERGLHLARSVKPFAKDGAYEWTLELQAGSERDAFISVEGVAALRSSGLRVFLTVDGNTEELSDGDSVGVKLLARAREATIRVASTPKVPVTYSLNSLKFRQSPGQLHVGFVASAGLAGKPAKVELLDLQGRVVSSALFNARDGFNDANLRVARSGIFIARVKVGGQSLVSRVAIR
- a CDS encoding SLC13 family permease; the encoded protein is MTKAKFIKFIIASLLAIAALFLPYESLGFDAASPMGILNPLEIRVIGVFVMAALFWILQPFPIWSTSMLVIVLMIVTMSDSALAPFRVDGVTMISHKSVMATFANPIIMLFLGGFFLAAAATKYKMDLNLARVLLKPFGKNPKFVLLGLMLITAVFSMFMSNTATAAMMLAILAPVLKLFDEDDRGKAAFALAIPLGANIGGMGTPIGTPPNAIALGALNDAVARGDLVANPVSFGQWMAFGIPYVIILMVIAWLLLLKIYPIKMKEMVLNIEGAGKFDTSPKAIIVYITFVVCVLLWVTGKGVHGINDNAIAMIPMAVFALTGVITKKDLNAMSWDVLWLVAGGFALGVGLNATGLAAHLIKTIPFASWSPIALMIGCGIICLFMANFMSHTSTATLLVPILCAVGIACQDNLVGLGGVTALLVSVAFASSLGMSLPISTPPNALAHATGYTDTNGMAKTGVVMGLSGLVLSWVMMIFLAKVNFFGTPVPKAAEAAPVAPAAVEKVVDSAKVEAPAAEVVVDSAKVAEPAEAAAAPAESTPAELQTK
- a CDS encoding T9SS type A sorting domain-containing protein → MKIKSIFLFIWGFLTAGSVFAQGLENNAGFVNLYDDNNGTAYISQGTDSCGNSAIPATAYVFPQFGGALFGGTQFGGSNMEGARCTGARLNTLSRTAFVLDSLMNADWRPAGGNSFWDPLKSGTIVFLSDFDFGQIEVVGGDTVCAVNHTPLKFKPNYGEISGNGFDVKNVCYTEIIDYSVDRVLDTIGFFKELDSVNVHNLVLKNFRFTIKGPDAASSVTPKASYFGPVGGLAGVMTRSLLYDDTLDNVRISAPMAGGLAGYLENSTFLRIFSNDDLIIYNEVDLGDADDYAGGNLTGWGSGYRAYLGGLVAYAVNLNLQDINVISRVQNLSADTSTVVGGLVGMYVLSRRKNNIPEIDSMKIENVTMLKKPLKDRVYTKIFSGKTMGGLIGEVAPYMNQADEIMDLSVNNVAFYGSINRSQGSVVHLGGLIGRSALDGGAKFKISNVDVTPNIKDSLTKADFYEYYSGGLIGEQTCVSTKNEVTSESFVSISNSQTSGPLVLVKKPDVENISANVFMGGFAGSACLARHADALVDNISSMEIKVAISGLQGHTAGGSEVAAIDSLMVGGFVGKAVTRPNTIGSYTDGDSVLTVRNALFNGRVSVTDSLNIVRMGGIFGSFADNAGVLYVAFENVQLDNPSLLALNAGADPAFPVEGSAVVGGLCGYCVMPNKVDHVAIIGDFNVDGDFSQADSLYVGGVFGRLLSSKGFAMENVYHIGTIHPIPGRNLTNDVHEGYLVGLLTLNGTKVFRKIVSTYHNGEDALDAFGKFEGGNAKYLSSAQGDDWSLIENECSGKTKLNGNATCWDVRYNVRNGESEAVNENFNGTKIVASMKMDEFADFLNEPFAENGVEYWARKDGLNDDFPYLLAKPIVTILPSSSSIAVSSSSSVPESSCSFWFPTFSSSSFQFPTFSSSSFQFPTFSSSSITWPWLLSSSSIELPPLVSSSSLFFPPSSSEFVPVVSSSSELPLPVSSSSFELPVSSSALVIIRVPALKIESHKIEWAGSMARLKFNASVDSLAGKVALSVRVLSGASTLVDTLLLDSVPGSVRGASVTFGVNLGDSVVYEIALRGDLDSAFVYGGSWNETRVQRSHWQMVSLADVDLRKLHLDEYHVLYSWDEALEMGDYLQYRAYSRSDEVSGVTGYWYGSYDGVPLKRKVAKYVDNAEIVWNVDSINSGWNMVANPYSWNVDLSAIENSGIEMWSWNVESGEYEIPTELQPYEAIWVQVHGSQTIQFPATPKFEKGTTKSLAKVSALKKSSDGWTIRAILTDDYGKKDSWNLFGTSSEVSKSDEPPSGMGDHVSLSIVEEGRALARSFRPAAEEMEWTLQLSASSERTAYLKLEGLAEAKSTGNKVFVTVDGKTVEAKEGKTIAVKVGILKKTAVVRVAPQAKPEVEYAFKDVRFYRSGSAVNVQFVATNGLAGRNAKVELLDISGKVIASLSAVSVDGKNSVKFPAPEGGLYILRIRSGSQNYAQKVVLR